The Sylvia atricapilla isolate bSylAtr1 chromosome 3, bSylAtr1.pri, whole genome shotgun sequence genome has a window encoding:
- the PNISR gene encoding arginine/serine-rich protein PNISR isoform X2: MWDQGGQPWQQWPLNQQQWMQSFQHQQDPSQIDWAALAQAWIAQREASGQQNVVEQQGMMPNGQDISGIESGPNNHNNFQGDPNFNRMWQPEWGMPHQPPHPPPDQQWMTPTPGQMEIVPPSEDSNSQDSGEFTPDNRHMFNQNNHNFGGPPDNFAMGPVNQFDYQHGAAFGPPQGGFHPPYWQPGPPGPPGPPAPPAPTQNRRERPSFRDRQRSPIAMPVKQEPPQIDAVKRRTLPAWIREGLEKMEREKQKKLEKERMEQQRSQMSKKEKKESEEAEEGDGPRLPQRSKFDSDEEDEDAENTEAVSVGKISRSPSPAPQEEQSEPEMTEEEKEYQMMMLTKMLLTEILLDVTNEEIYYVAKDVHRKATKEQQ; encoded by the exons ATGTGGGATCAAGGTGGACAACCTTGGCAGCAATGGCCATTGAACCAACAGCAGTGGATGCAGTCATTTCAACACCAGCAAGATCCAA GCCAGATTGACTGGGCTGCATTAGCTCAAGCATGGATTGCTCAACGAGAAGCCTCAGGGCAACAGAATGTAGTGGAACAACAAGGAATGATGCCAAACGGACAGGATATTTCAGGAATAGAATCTGGTCCAAACAACCATAATAATTTTCAGGGGGATCCCAATTTCAACAGAATGTGGCAGCCGG AATGGGGAATGCCTCACCAACCCCCTCACCCACCTCCAGATCAGCAGTGGATGACTCCAACCCCAGGTCAAATGGAAATTGTTCCTCCATCTGAAGACAGCAACAGTCAGGACAGTGGGGAATTTACTCCTGACAACAGGCATATGTTTAACCAGAACAATCACAACTTTGGGGGACCTCCTGATAACTTTGCAATGGGGCCAGTGAACCAGTTTGACTATCAG CATGGGGCTGCTTTTGGTCCACCTCAAGGTGGATTTCACCCACCTTATTGGCAGCCAGGACCACCAGGGCCACCAGgtcctccagcacctcctgcaccTACTCAAAATCGAAGGGAAAGACCCTCGTTCAGAGATCGACAGCGTTCACCTATTGCGATGCCTGTGAAGCAGGAGCCTCCCCAGATTG ATGCTGTGAAGCGTAGAACTCTACCTGCCTGGATTCGTGAGGGCctggaaaagatggaaagagaaaaacagaaaaaattggaaaaagagagaatggaACAGCAACGTTCACAGATGtctaaaaaagagaaaaaggaaagtgagGAGGCTGAAGAAGGGGATGGCCCACGGTTACCTCAGAGAAGTAAATTT GACAGTgatgaggaagatgaagatgctgaaaacacagaagCTGTAAGTGTTGGGAAAATCAGCAGGAgtccatccccagctcctcaAGAGGAGCAGAGTGAACCAGAAatgacagaagaagaaaaggagtatCAAATG atgatgCTGACAAAAATGCTGCTGACAGAGATTCTCTTAGATGTCACAAATGAAGAAATCTATTATGTGGCCAAAGATGTTCACCGTAAAGCAACTAAAG AACAGCAATAG